The Algiphilus sp. DNA segment CTGGGCCTTCGTCGCGGCGCCGCCGGAGCGGATCCCGGCGTTCGCCGACCTCCGCGGCTGGCTGACTGCCGCCGCCCCGGCGGAAAGCGCCGGGCAGCTCGATCTGGCGCTCGCCGCCTACGATGCCGCGGTCGCGCGATGGCCGGAAGCGGCGCTGGCACACGCCGCGCGCGGCAACGCGCTGCACGCACGCGGCGACGTGACGGCCGCGCGTGCGGCCTGGCGCGCCGCGCTCGAGCGGGACCCCGACCTGAAGGCCGTCCGCGACAATCTCGCGGCCACGGCGGACGGGTCTCCGGAGCCGACCGGCGGGATGTGAAAGCGCGGCCGCTTGTCTATACTCGCGCGCCTCATTCGCTTCGCCACGACGCGCCGCGCGCTGAAAAGGCGCCCGGCCTGCACATGACCCGTTTCGATCCGCCCCGCCGCACGCTCATGGGCCCCGGCCCGTCCGATGTCCACCAGCGCGTGCTGGACGCCATGGCGCGTCCCACCATTGGCCATCTCGATCCCGCCTTCGTCGGGCTGATGGACGAGATCTGCGACCTGCTGCGCAAGACCTTCCGCACCGACAACGCGCTGACCTTCCCGGTCTCCGGCCCCGGTTCGGTGGCGATGGAGGCGTGCTTCGTCAACCTGCTGGAGCCCGGCGACACCATCATCGTCTGCGCCAATGGCGTCTTCGGCGGTCGCATGAAGCAGATGGCCGAGCGCGCCGGCGCCACGGTCGTCATGGTGCACAGCCCCTGGGGTCGCGCGGTGGAGATCGCCGCCGTCGAGCGCGCCATCGCCGAGCATCCCGAGGCGCGCGTGCTCGCCTTCGTGCATGCCGAGACCTCCACCGGCGCGCGCTCGGACGCCGAGACGCTCGCCCGCCTCGCTCAGCAGCACGACATGCTGACCATCGTCGACACCGTCACCTCGCTGGGCGGCATTCCGCTCGAAGTCGACGGCTGGGGGCTCGACGCGGTCTATTCCGGCACCCAGAAGTGCCTGTCCTGCCCGCCGGGACTGGCGCCGGTGACCTTCTCGCCGCGCGCCGTGGCGCGCGTGCAGGAGCGCTGGACCGAGGTGCAGAGCTGGTTCATGGACCTGCGCCTGGTGATGGGCTACTGGCAGGGCGGCACCAAGCGTGCCTACCACCACACCGCGCCCATCAACGCGCTCTACGGCCTGCACGAGGGCCTGCTGATGCTGCACGAGATCGGCCTCGAGCAGAGCTGGCAGCGCCACGTCGACGCGCACCAGCGCCTGGTCGCCGGTCTCGCCGATCTGGGCCTGGAGTTGCTGGTCCCGGAGGCCGAGCGCCTGCCGCAGCTCAACAGCGTCATCGTCCCGGACGACATCGACGAGGCCGCCGTGCGCGCGACCCTGCTCAACGCGCACAACCTGGAAATCGGCGCCGGCCTGGGCGATCTCGCCGGCAAGGTCTGGCGCATCGGCCTGATGGGGCAGTGCGCCGACGACGCCCACGTCGACCTGTGCCTGGGCGCGCTTTCCGGCGCGCTGGCCGCGCAGCGCAGCGAGGCCGCGCAGACCGCCTGAGCGGGGGCGCGTCCGGGGACGCGCCTGCAACCGCGGCGTGGTGATGCCACCACCCGACGCATCGACGCGTTCGGGGCGGTGGCACACTGGCCCGACGGCGAGTGAGCGGCGCCGCTGCCGCTGTCACGCCATCGCAGGACCGTGATCCAACCGACGACGACCCGGGGGAGCCGCCATGTCTGCCTGGAGACAGCGCCCGGATGGCGCCGAGAGCCCGTACCTTCCGTTCGGGCCCTTCAAGCTGCGGCTGCCCTTCGTCCACTACCGCTTCGAGCTGCCCGACTTCCTGCAGGGCCTGCTGATGTGCGCGGTGGACCTTGCCGCCATTCCGCTCATGGCCGAGCTGCTGGGCATGCCCTTCGAGGCGGCGCTCGCCATCGTCATCCTCAACGGGCTGCTCTACCTGACGCACCATCTGCTCGGCGACCCGGTGGTGCCGGGATGGATCACGCCCGCGATTCCGCTGCTCATGGCCTACGTGGAGCAGTTCCCGGAAGGCGAGGCGCGGGTGCACGCGCTGATCGCCTTCCAGATGATGCTCGGGCTCTTCGCCATCGTGCTGGGCCGATTCGGCTGGGCCGCACGCGTGGTACGGCTGGTGCCGCCGGCACTCAAGGCGGGGATCATCATGGGGGCGGGCGTGGCCGCGGTGGTGGTGGTCTTCGAGAGCGGCGGCCGCTTCGAGCAGTTCCCGTTCACCATCAGCATCGCGATCGGGTTGGCGTTCTATCTGCTGTTCTCCGGTCACTTCGCGGCTCTGAAGACGCGCGGCGGAGTCTGGGGCCTGATCGGCACGCTCGGCATCTTCCCGATCATCGCGCTGGCGGTGGTGATCGCGCCGCTGTTCGGTGAGGCGCCGTGGCCGGACATCCGCTGGGGCTTCAGCCAGCCCGACTTCGCGCTGATGTGGGCCGAGTACACCGTCTTCGGCGTCGGCTTGCCGTCGGCGATGATGTTCGTCACGGCGCTGCCCACGGTGGCGGCGGCCTACATCGTGCTGTTCGGGGACGTGCTGCAGAGCAAGGCCCTGCTCGACGAGGCCGACGGGGTGCGCTCCGACGAAAAGATCGACTACGACCCCGACCGTGCCCATCTGCTCTTCGGTGGCCGCAATCTCGGCATGAGCGTGTTCGGACCCGACGTCACCATGTGCGGGCCGCTGTGGTCGGCCATGCACGTCGTGGTTATCGAGCGTTACAAGCAGGGCAGGGCGGCGATGGATTCCATCTTCGGGGGCTCGGGCTCGTTCCGCTGGGGCACCAATACCGGCCTGCTGCTGCTGCCCATCGTCAGTCTCGTGGAGCCGGTGCTGGCGGTGGCGCTGGCGTTGACGCTGCTGATCCAGGGCTATGTCAGCGTCCGCATCGGGATCATGGAGGCGCGCAGCCAGCGCGATCTCGGCATCGCCGGCGTGGTTGCCGGCGTGCTGGTCACCAAGGGTGCGGCGTGGGCGTTTCCGGTCGGTGTCGCGCTGTGCCTGCTGATCCACGGCCGGCGCTTCCTTCAGGGCGAGGACGACGGCACCATCGCGCGTCGTCGCGGCGATGCCGGCGATGACGACGGATCCGGGCGCGCCTGATGCGTCGGCTAGCCGGCGACCGCGTCATGCCGGGCAAGCGCCCAGCGGACGTGCTCGCGCACGACGGTGTCCTCGTGGTCGGCGCGTGACTGCAGTGCCGCGATGACGGCCGACCCGGTGGGCGCATTGCCCAGCGCCACGGCGATGTTGCGCAGCCAGCCCCGATAGCCGGCACGGCGCAGCGCCATGCCCTCGGTGTTGGCCGACCAGGTGGCCTCGTCCCAGGCGAAGAGCTCGGTCAGCGCGGCGCTGTCCAGCCCGTGGCGCGGCGCGAAGTCGGGCACCGCGGCTTCCTGCGCGTAGCGGTTCCAGGGGCAGACCAGCTGGCAGTCGTCGCAGCCGAAGATGCGGTTGCCGATGGCCGGGCGCAGCGCTTCGGGGATGCTGCCGCGATGCTCGATGGTGAGGTACGAGATGCAGCGGCGCGCATCGAGCTGGTAGGGCGCGACGATGGCGCCGGTGGGGCAGACGTCGATGCAGGCGCGGCAGCTGCCGCAGTAGGCGCCCGGCCGTGCCTCGGTGGGCGGCAGCGCGAGGTCGGTGTAGATCTCGCCGAGGAAGAAGCCGGAGCCGGCCTCACGGTTCAGCAGCAGCGTGTGCTTGCCGATCCAGCCCAGCGCCGCATTGCGCGCCAGCGCCTTCTCCAGCACCGGTGCGCTGTCGGCGAAGACGCGGTAGCCGTGCGGGCCGAGCACTGCCGCGATACGGTCGGCAAGCCGCGCCAGCCGCTTGCGCATGACCTTGTGATAGTCGCGACCCAGGGCGTAGCGCGAGACGTAGCCGCGGCTGCCGTCATTGAGCACCGGCCAGGCCGCTTCGGTGTCCAGCCCGTAGTCCATGCGCACGCAGATGACGCTGCGCGTGCCCTGCCGCAGCGCCTCGGGGTCTGCACGCAGCGATGCGGTGTCCGCCATCCATCGCATGTCACCGTGGTGGCCGGCGTCCAGCCAGTCGCGCAGGTGCTCGTGGTCGGCGTCGAGGTCGGGGCGCGCCACGGCGGCGTCGCTGAAGCCTTCCGCGGCGGCCCAGTCGCGCAGTCGGCCCGGCAGATCGCGCAGTTCCCGGGGTAGTGCGCTAGCGGTCATGGGGCGGGCGGTCGGGCGTCGGCGCGCATCGATGGCGGTGTTGGCGGACGGTCGGTCGCATGGCGGACCCCGCGGGCGGTTGGGGCCGAGCGCAGCGCAGCGGCAGCGTTTCCTATACTCGGCGCGATGAGCGAACCATGGCTGCAATTCTACGCCGCTGCCGATGTGCGCGAGCTCGACCGTCGCGCCATCGAGGACCACGGCATCCCCGGCTACACCCTCATGCAGCGCGCGGCCGCGTCGGCCTGGCAGATCGCGCGTCGTGCCTGGGGCCTGCCGGATCGACTGGTGGTGTTCTGCGGCAGTGGCAACAACGGCGGCGACGGCTACGAGATCGCCTGTCTGGCAGCGGCCGACGGGGTCGCGGTCGAGGTGCGCGAGCTGGGCGGCGAGCGGCGCGGCGACGCCGCCACCGCGCGTGCGGCCTGGCTGACGCGCGGCACGGTCTCGGATGACTGCGCGGCAGCCATCGAGGCGCCGGCGCGCGCGCCCGACCCCAATGCCTACGACGAAACGGTGTGGGTGGTCGACGCCATCTTCGGAACCGGCCTGTCACGGGCGCCCGAGGGCGCGGCCGCCGATGCCATCGCCGTCATCAACCGCGCGCGTGCCGAAGGCGCCCGGGTGCTGGCGGTGGATGTGCCCTCCGGGCGCGACGCCGACACCGGGCGGGCGCCGGGTGATGCGGTGGTCGCCGACATGACGGTCACCTTCATCGGTGACAAGCCGGGCCTGCACACCGGCGGCGGCGCCGCCGCCGCCGGTGTTGTCCACTGCGCGGCGCTGGGCGTGCCCGGGGCGGTCTACGAAGGCATGCAGCCGCGCGCACGGCGCCTGGATGCACGCCAGCTGGGCGCCCTGTTCGGCCGGCGCCCGCGCGATGCGCACAAGAATCGCCACGGGCATGTGCTGGTGGTCGGCGGCGCGCCGGGGATGGCCGGTGCCGCGCTGCTGGCAGGCCGTGCGGCACTGCGCGCGGGCAGCGGACTGGTCAGCGTCGCGACGCATGGCGAACACGCTGCCGCACTGTGCGCCGCGCAGCCCGAGCTGATGGTGCGGAGCGTAGCGGGCGGCGACGATCTCGCGCCGCTGCTGGCGCGCGCGTCCGTGGTGGCACTCGGGCCGGGCCTCGGTACGGAGGCGTGGTCGCGCACGCTGTTCGCCGCGTTGCTCGACCATGGTCTGCCGCTGGTGCTCGACGCCGACGCGCTCAACCTGCTGGCCGAGGCACCGCGCCCGCTGACGCGGGCGGCGATCACGCCACATCCGGGCGAGGCCGGCCGTCTGCTCGGTATCGGAACCGCAGCCGTCGAGGCCGACCGCCCGGCTGCGCTGCGGGCACTGGAGGATCGATACGGCGCCGCCGTGGTGCTCAAGGGCGCCGGGTCGCTGGTCAGTGGCGAGGACGGCACACCCTGGCTGTGCACCGCCGGCAATCCCGGCATGGCCAGTGGCGGCAGCGGCGATGTGCTCACC contains these protein-coding regions:
- a CDS encoding alanine--glyoxylate aminotransferase family protein codes for the protein MTRFDPPRRTLMGPGPSDVHQRVLDAMARPTIGHLDPAFVGLMDEICDLLRKTFRTDNALTFPVSGPGSVAMEACFVNLLEPGDTIIVCANGVFGGRMKQMAERAGATVVMVHSPWGRAVEIAAVERAIAEHPEARVLAFVHAETSTGARSDAETLARLAQQHDMLTIVDTVTSLGGIPLEVDGWGLDAVYSGTQKCLSCPPGLAPVTFSPRAVARVQERWTEVQSWFMDLRLVMGYWQGGTKRAYHHTAPINALYGLHEGLLMLHEIGLEQSWQRHVDAHQRLVAGLADLGLELLVPEAERLPQLNSVIVPDDIDEAAVRATLLNAHNLEIGAGLGDLAGKVWRIGLMGQCADDAHVDLCLGALSGALAAQRSEAAQTA
- the queG gene encoding tRNA epoxyqueuosine(34) reductase QueG, with the protein product MTASALPRELRDLPGRLRDWAAAEGFSDAAVARPDLDADHEHLRDWLDAGHHGDMRWMADTASLRADPEALRQGTRSVICVRMDYGLDTEAAWPVLNDGSRGYVSRYALGRDYHKVMRKRLARLADRIAAVLGPHGYRVFADSAPVLEKALARNAALGWIGKHTLLLNREAGSGFFLGEIYTDLALPPTEARPGAYCGSCRACIDVCPTGAIVAPYQLDARRCISYLTIEHRGSIPEALRPAIGNRIFGCDDCQLVCPWNRYAQEAAVPDFAPRHGLDSAALTELFAWDEATWSANTEGMALRRAGYRGWLRNIAVALGNAPTGSAVIAALQSRADHEDTVVREHVRWALARHDAVAG
- a CDS encoding NAD(P)H-hydrate dehydratase, with amino-acid sequence MSEPWLQFYAAADVRELDRRAIEDHGIPGYTLMQRAAASAWQIARRAWGLPDRLVVFCGSGNNGGDGYEIACLAAADGVAVEVRELGGERRGDAATARAAWLTRGTVSDDCAAAIEAPARAPDPNAYDETVWVVDAIFGTGLSRAPEGAAADAIAVINRARAEGARVLAVDVPSGRDADTGRAPGDAVVADMTVTFIGDKPGLHTGGGAAAAGVVHCAALGVPGAVYEGMQPRARRLDARQLGALFGRRPRDAHKNRHGHVLVVGGAPGMAGAALLAGRAALRAGSGLVSVATHGEHAAALCAAQPELMVRSVAGGDDLAPLLARASVVALGPGLGTEAWSRTLFAALLDHGLPLVLDADALNLLAEAPRPLTRAAITPHPGEAGRLLGIGTAAVEADRPAALRALEDRYGAAVVLKGAGSLVSGEDGTPWLCTAGNPGMASGGSGDVLTGVVAACMAQGMAPATAARAAVLAHAHAGDLAAENGERGMVPSDLIAQLRAVVNPAGQPG